One Osmerus mordax isolate fOsmMor3 chromosome 16, fOsmMor3.pri, whole genome shotgun sequence genomic window carries:
- the ptgs2a gene encoding prostaglandin G/H synthase 2a — MKKVACIILLFNLGLYFCEGADPCCAQPCQNRGFCTSRGFTDYECDCTRTGYYGRNCSSPELLTWLRTLLKPSPNTMHHILTHYKPVWDFINRASFIRNAIMSYVLTSRSHLVDSPPTYNADYGYLSWESYSNLSYYTRTLPPVPHDCPTPMGTAGRKVLPEAKDVVERVLLRRKFTPDPQGSNLMFAFFAQHFTHQFFKTDFKKGPGFTKAGGHGVDLHHIYGDTLERQHKLRLLKDGKLKYQVLKGEVYPPTVRDVGVYMQYPPHVPEEHQFAVGHEVFGLVPGLMMYATLWLREHNRVCDIMRAEHSDWDDERLFQTSRLILTGQTIKIVIEDYVQQLSGYNFQLRFDPELLFTQRFQYQNRISAEFNTLYHWHPLMPVDFRIQEQTYSYQQFVFNTTLVPLHGISGLVEAFTNQVAGRVSGGRNVPPSMVGVASKALEHGREMRYQSLNAYRRRFNMRPYSSFTDLTGDSELASELENLYGDVEGVELYPGLLVERPRPGAVFGETIVEMGAPFSLKGLMGNPICSPEYWKPSTFGGHVGFSLVNSASLEKLVCGNIRGPCPRVSFRVPERPGQAEASLLDAGRTQGVSITPTLAMKDPSSEL, encoded by the exons ATGAAAAAAGTCGCGTGCATAATTTTGCTCTTCAATTTAGGGTTATATTTCTGTGAAGGAG CGGACCCGTGCTGCGCCCAGCCATGCCAGAACAGAGGCTTCTGCACCTCGCGAGGATTCACCGACTACGAATGCGACTGCACGAGAACCGGCTACTACGGACGCAACTGCTCATCGC CTGAGCTGCTGACCTGGCTGAGGACCCTTCTGAAGCCCAGTCCCAACACCATGCACCACATCCTCACTCACTACAAGCCTGTCTGGGACTTCATCAACAGGGCCTCCTTCATCCGCAACGCCATCATGAGCTACGTCCTGACCT ctcgctCTCACCTGGTGGACAGCCCCCCCACCTATAATGCAGACTATGGTTACTTGAGTTGGGAGTCGTACTCTAACCTGAGCTACTACACCCGCACCCTGCCTCCTGTGCCTCACGACTGCCCCACACCCATGGGCACTGCAG GGAGGAAGGTTCTCCCGGAGGCTAAAGATGTGGTGGAACGTGTTCTTCTCAGGAGGAAGTTCACTCCAGACCCTCAGGGCTCCAACCTCATGTTCGCGTTCTTCGCCCAACATTTCACTCATCAGTTCTTCAAGACGGACTTCAAGAAGGGGCCGGGCTTTACCAAGGCTGGGGGCCACGGG gtggACCTGCATCACATCTATGGAGACACTCTGGAGAGACAGCACAAACTCAGACTGTTAAAGGACGGGAAACTGAAATACCAG gtgctgaAGGGAGAGGTGTACCCCCCCACAGTGAGAGATGTGGGCGTGTACATGCAGTACCCCCCCCACGTGCCAGAAGAGCACCAATTCGCTGTCGGCCACGAGGTGTTTGGATTGGTTCCTGGCCTGATGATGTACGCCACGCTGTGGCTGAGGGAACACAAccgtgtgtgtgacatcatgaGGGCGGAGCATTCAGACTGGGATGACGAGAGGCTCTTCCAGACCTCCAGACTCATCCTGACTG gccagACCATTAAGATCGTGATAGAGGACTACGTCCAGCAGCTAAGTGGGTATAACTTCCAGCTGAGGTTTGACCCAGAGCTGCTGTTCACCCAGAGGTTCCAGTACCAGAACCGGATCTCTGCAGAGTTCAACACCCTGTACCACTGGCACCCTCTGATGCCTGTGGACTTCAGGATCCAGGAGCAGACCTACTCATACCAGCAGTTTGTGTTCAACACCACCCTGGTGCCCCTGCACGGCATCAGCGGCCTGGTGGAGGCCTTCACCAACCAGGTGGCAGGACGG GTGTCGGGAGGGCGTAACGTTCCTCCCAGCATGGTGGGCGTGGCCAGCAAGGCTCTGGAGCACGGCAGAGAGATGAGGTACCAGTCCCTCAACGCCTACAGGAGGCGCTTCAACATGCGGCCATACTCCTCCTTCACTGACCTCACCG GTGACAGCGAGCTGGCGTCCGAGCTGGAGAATCTCTATGGCGacgtggagggggtggagctcTACCCCGGCCTGCTGGTGGAGAGGCCACGCCCCGGGGCGGTGTTTGGGGAGACCATCGTGGAGATGGGCGCCCCCTTCTCCCTGAAAGGCCTCATGGGTAATCCCATCTGCTCGCCTGAGTACTGGAAGCCCAGCACCTTCGGCGGCCATGTTGGCTTCTCCCTAGTGAACTCGGCCTCCCTGGAGAAGCTGGTGTGTGGGAACATCAGGGGTCCTTGCCCACGGGTGTCCTTCCGGGTGCCTGAGAGGCCGGGGCAGGCTGAGGCATCCCTCCTGGACGCCGGCAGGACCCAGGGGGTCAGCATCACCCCGACGCTGGCCATGAAAGATCCCAGCTCAGAACTGTGA
- the LOC136959472 gene encoding phosducin-like, whose translation MSGSPTHEQEASGVKTGPKGVINDWRRFKLDSVDQTLPPSKRELLRQMSSPQTDELKDKLNRKMSAQEYELIQEEDEHCLRRYRKQCMQDMHERLSFGPKFDTVHELESGDAFLEVIEKEHRLTLVIVQIYADGVPGCEELNSCLDCLATEYPSVKFCRITAVATGAGERFPEDVLPTLLVYKAGELLGNFVAVTKHLNEEFFATDVEAFLNEYGLLPDKELTCPDEEEGGGAQVE comes from the exons ATGTCCGGCAGTCCCACCCATGAGCAGGAGGCGTCTGGAGTGAAGacag gccctaAGGGAGTGATAAACGACTGGCGCAGGTTCAAGCTGGACAGTGTGGACCAGACGCTTCCCCCCAGTAAGAGAGAGCTGCTCAGGCAGATGTCCAGCCCCCAGACCGACGAGCTAAAGGACAAACTCAACCGCAAG atgAGTGCTCAGGAGTATGAGTTGATCCAGGAGGAAGACGAGCACTGCCTGCGTCGCTACAGGAAGCAGTGCATGCAGGACATGCACGAGCGGCTCAGCTTCGGGCCCAAGTTCGACACGGTCCACGAGCTGGAGAGCGGCGACGCCTTCCTGGAGGTGATCGAGAAGGAGCACCGCCTCACCCTGGTCATCGTCCAGATCTACGCCGACGGCGTCCCAGGCTGCGAGGAGCTCAACTCCTGCCTGGACTGCCTGGCCACAGAGTACCCCAGCGTCAAGTTCTGCCGCATCACGGCTGTTGCCACGGGCGCCGGCGAGCGTTTCCCTGAAGACGTGCTGCCCACCCTGCTGGTGTACAAGGCCGGGGAGTTGCTAGGCAACTTCGTGGCGGTGACGAAGCACCTGAACGAGGAGTTCTTCGCCACGGACGTGGAGGCCTTCCTGAACGAGTACGGCCTGCTGCCAGACAAGGAGCTCACCTGCcccgacgaggaggaggggggtggggcccAGGTcgagtag